The Emys orbicularis isolate rEmyOrb1 chromosome 4, rEmyOrb1.hap1, whole genome shotgun sequence genomic sequence CGAGGTGCTTGGCGCACATGGGAAcaggtgccaggtgctgcacaaacaacaTAGGGTAGAACCACCCTGAGTCAGGCTGCAGATTTGTTACGGCATTTTGTATCAGAAATTACAGAGCAGTTaccttgcctgcatatttatacctgcctctggaaatttccattacatgcgtctgacgaagtgggtattcacccacgaaagcttatgctccaatacatctgttagtcttaaaggtgccgcaggactctctgttgcttcttagAGCAGTTACAGtaaatttagtaaaagtcacaggtcACTAAACTTACTGAGACGGCGCcatgatttttaataaaatatcctcctcctcgccctgcccaGGGGGCACCAACCACCCAGCAGGTCCCCCAGTGCAGCAGCACTGACCccagcctggtgcagaggggtTGGGGTGGACTAGAGTGGACCTGAGTGGCAAGGCCATTCACTGAAGTTTGGCCTCGTTCCCCTACCATAATGACAGGAAGGAGGGGCAAATCTGAGTGGCGCTGTAACCCTGCACGCCAGGTCTCAATTCCCAGAGCGAGGCGTTTGGTCCTGCCCTGTGGGACAGGCGCCCCCATTGCAGGATGAGGCATCCATCTAAAAAACAGTCATGGGCAAATGGGGAAATTGCTCCATCTGTGACATTTTTCCCATCCTTGATAAACCTGTAGCCTTAACCGTGAGCTAACACCGGGATTGCCTCTGCTCTCTCCAGCAGGGCTCGGGATTCTGGGGGGAACGAAGACACAGTCTGAGTGTGGGGAGAGCACGGCAGGGACGCAGGATCCAACGGCCCACAGGGGGATCCATGCACAGGACGCAGTCCCTCCCCGGGGTAAACTCAGCCAGAGACCAGACCTGGCTACACACCAGAGACTCCCCACGGGCTGGCGTCCCCACTGCTGCATCGACTGCAGCAAGAGATTCAGCAACCGCTCCGCGCTGACCCAGCATCGGTGCATGCACCCCAGGGAGCGGCCATACCGCTGCGCTGACTGCGGCAAGAGCTTTGCAGAGAGCTCAAAGCTGAGAatacaccagcgcacgcacaccggggagcggccatACACCTGTGCTGACTGCGGCAAGGGCTTTGCACAGATTGCACACCTGAGAGcacaccagcgcacgcacaccggggagcggccgcaCCACTGTGCTGAGTGCGGCAAAGGCTTTACACAGATTTCACACCTTAGAGTCCATCAGCGcacgcacaccggggagcggccacACCGCTGCACCGACTGCGGCAAGAGCTTTGTACAATTCACACACCTGAGAACACACCAGCGCGCACACACTGGGGAGCGGCCATACCGCTGTGATGATTGTGGCAAGAGTTTCACCAGTGCCAGTGTGCTCACCATACACCAGCGCACACACACTGGGGAGCGACCGCACTGCTGCGCTGACTGCGGCAAGGGCTTTGCACAGATCACACAGCTGAGAATgcaccagcgcacgcacaccggGGAGCGTCCACACCACTGTGCTGACTGTGGCAAGGGCTTTGCACAGATCGCACAGCTGAGAATgcaccagcgcacgcacaccggggagcggccatATCACTGCACCAACTGTGGCAAGAGCTTTGCACACAACTCAAGCCTGAGAATACATCAGCGCacacacaccggggagcggccacACCGCTGCACCGACTGCGGCAAGAGCTTTGTACAGCTCACACACCTGAGAACACACCAGCGCACACACACTGGGGAGCGGCCATACCGCTGTGAAGATTGTGGCAAGAGTTTCACCAGTGCCAGTGTGCTCACCATACACCAGCGCACACACACTGGGGAGCGGCCATACCGCTGTGATGATTGTGGCAAGAGTTTCACCAGTGCCAGTGTGCTCACCATACACCAGCGCacacacaccggggagcggccacACCGCTGCACCGACTGCGGCAAGAGCTTTGTACAGTTCACACACCTGAGAACACACCAGCGCACACACACTGGGGAGCGGCCATACCGCTGTGATGATTGTGGCAAGAGTTTCACCAGTGCCAGTGTGCTCACCATACACCAGCGCACACACACTGGGGAGCGACCGCACTGCTGCGCTGACTGCGGCAAGGGCTTTGCACAGATCACACAGCTGAGAATgcaccagcgcacgcacaccggGGAGCGTCCGCACCTCTGTGCTGACTGTGGCAAGGGCTTTGCACAGATCGCACAGCTGAGAATGcaccagcgcacgcacactgGGGAGCGGCTGTATCACTGCACCAACTGTGGCAAGAGCTTTGCACACAACTCAGGCCTGAGAATACATCAGCGCACACACACTGGGGAGCGGCCGTACAGCTGTGATGTGTGTGGCAAGAGTTTCATCAGTGCCAGTGTGCTGACCGTACACCAGCGCGCGCACACCGTGGAGCGGCCACACCGCTGTGGCAACTGTGGTAAGAAGTTCAGCAGTACCGACAAGCTGACCCagcaccagcgcacccacaccGGGGAGCAGCCGCACCGCTGTGCTGACTGCGGGAAGGGATTTTCACAGATCTCATACCTGAGAAgacaccagcgcacgcacaccggGGGGGAACGGCCACACCGCTGTGCTGACTGCGGCAAAGGCTTTGAATATATCTCAACCCTGAGAGTACACCAGCGCGCGCACACCAAGGAGCGGCCATACAGCTGTCCCAAATGTGGCAAGAGCCTCAGCAGCGCCCATGCAGTGACCAAACATCAGACcacgcacaccggggagcggccatTCCAGTGCAGTGTCTGCGGCAAAAGCTTTGCACACAGCTCACAGCTAAAAATACACCAGCGCATTCATACTGGGGAGCAGCCGTACAGCTGTGCTGACTGTGGCAAATGCTTTTCTCAGTTGGGCAACCTCACCCGGCACCAGGTCACTCACACCAACACCCTTGTGTAACTGCCAGGGCCAGAGGGGCTTCTGGCAGCCAATGGGCCTGGCCCAGCACCAGCAGATGCAGACCAGGGAGTGGTCCTGTCCCCATGATGCCCAGCAGAGAGACTGTGGGGGCAGGACAGAGGACTTTGCTGAGCAGTGTGGGGAAGAACAGACAGGTGGGGGGATTTTAGAGCAGATGGTCACAGCCTACTCCATTAGGGACCCCTGCATCTAGCTGGGATCCACCTAGGATATCCCCTCCTCTCATCTCGCTGGGATCCAGCCAAGTCtctctccatacacacacacacatctaggtAGGATGCAGCCAAGACACATACCCCATCTCCCCATCTAGATGGGACCCAGCCAGGATCTTTCCACCACACCTACcctggttccagctgggggtaACTCTGGGGCGACATCTAGAGGTGGGCTTTGCAGTCCTGTCTCAGCATGGATTGGgctgaggggcggggcaggacagcCCAGTGCGTGTGATTGAAAGGAGACTCAGGAACTGCTCATGCTGTCTACTTTAAATAGAAATGTGATGAAGAACTATGTACCTAATGTGTAACAAAGGTCTGTCTAACCCGGTGTTTCTTTGCTATTAAAGAAGCTGATGCTTTCAGATGGCATGGGGAAAAGCCTCTGTGAAGTGTAAATCTTTAAGATGAACCAACCAAAATGTTCTAAGGCCTAACTGAACACGAGGCCTCGTGAACCATGTGACTGGCAGCTGCACAAAGAGAGTTTCCCATTCCatgctaaaaaaattaaaaacgtAAAATTCTgcgtattttatttgtcaaaataatacaatagAATTATgctaatttcaattattttgctaatttatttcaaaatacctgtcagcaactgTGTCTATAACAGTACAAACAActaaaaaagattcaggaagtgATTTTtcacaaatagattccttactagaccTATTAACACAGAAcattgagtaataattcatttaaactacaatgtAGAAATGTgtttcccgcacccctcagaagcagtgcaaaggcttgggggagccCGGGGTCATGGAgatgctgagggagagggaagtaattgctgggaaggaaccTGGAGTGAACTTTGagagttgttgggtgtgggtggaagaagtatggaacagggttttgttttttggggggggagagggtgattGTTAGAGAGTTGGAGAACCTCCCTTATGGAGACCTTGTCACACCCCTGACCTCACCCATTCAATCAGACACCTCTgatcctgtccccatgtgtctctgcatCCCCACTtgcattcagcccctggctcaatgtcACCCCTGTATCTTCtgtgaccacccccacccccagcagccccatatGCCTC encodes the following:
- the LOC135877937 gene encoding zinc finger protein 420-like; protein product: MAAAGLAQLQVVFEDVALYFTREEWELLSQPEKQLYQDQMLRNYQALVSLGYSDSKPDLIHRIEIGEAELWIWDAEDSRESSGPESPSSGLGILGGTKTQSECGESTAGTQDPTAHRGIHAQDAVPPRGKLSQRPDLATHQRLPTGWRPHCCIDCSKRFSNRSALTQHRCMHPRERPYRCADCGKSFAESSKLRIHQRTHTGERPYTCADCGKGFAQIAHLRAHQRTHTGERPHHCAECGKGFTQISHLRVHQRTHTGERPHRCTDCGKSFVQFTHLRTHQRAHTGERPYRCDDCGKSFTSASVLTIHQRTHTGERPHCCADCGKGFAQITQLRMHQRTHTGERPHHCADCGKGFAQIAQLRMHQRTHTGERPYHCTNCGKSFAHNSSLRIHQRTHTGERPHRCTDCGKSFVQLTHLRTHQRTHTGERPYRCEDCGKSFTSASVLTIHQRTHTGERPYRCDDCGKSFTSASVLTIHQRTHTGERPHRCTDCGKSFVQFTHLRTHQRTHTGERPYRCDDCGKSFTSASVLTIHQRTHTGERPHCCADCGKGFAQITQLRMHQRTHTGERPHLCADCGKGFAQIAQLRMHQRTHTGERLYHCTNCGKSFAHNSGLRIHQRTHTGERPYSCDVCGKSFISASVLTVHQRAHTVERPHRCGNCGKKFSSTDKLTQHQRTHTGEQPHRCADCGKGFSQISYLRRHQRTHTGGERPHRCADCGKGFEYISTLRVHQRAHTKERPYSCPKCGKSLSSAHAVTKHQTTHTGERPFQCSVCGKSFAHSSQLKIHQRIHTGEQPYSCADCGKCFSQLGNLTRHQQEDVTANVMHQLRIIRHLHQMPEALQGLCL